The following are encoded together in the Deltaproteobacteria bacterium genome:
- a CDS encoding DUF2214 family protein yields the protein MALVLSALHVLALGIGLGSVFMRGRFLRALRAGPDPRALDGLFAADTLWGVAAALWLLTGLARAFGHVEKAPEFYLRNGFFWIKMALFVSVVALEIWPMVTFIRWRSARRGSRPLPGFDRLSRLVFVDDVESALVVLIPFAAAAMARGLWLF from the coding sequence ATGGCACTGGTCCTCTCGGCCTTGCACGTGCTCGCCTTGGGAATCGGGCTCGGCTCCGTCTTCATGCGCGGCCGGTTTCTGCGCGCGCTCCGAGCCGGTCCTGACCCGCGTGCGCTCGACGGTTTGTTCGCCGCCGATACGCTTTGGGGCGTCGCCGCTGCGCTCTGGCTCCTCACAGGGCTCGCTCGCGCGTTCGGACACGTAGAGAAAGCGCCCGAATTCTACCTGCGCAACGGTTTCTTCTGGATCAAGATGGCGCTCTTCGTGTCCGTCGTCGCGCTCGAGATCTGGCCGATGGTCACGTTCATCCGCTGGCGGAGCGCGCGGCGGGGGAGCCGGCCACTGCCCGGCTTCGATCGCCTCTCCCGTCTGGTTTTCGTGGATGACGTAGAAAGCGCGCTCGTGGTCCTGATCCCCTTCGCCGCCGCGGCGATGGCGCGAGGCCTCTGGCTCTTCTGA
- a CDS encoding ABC transporter ATP-binding protein, with protein sequence MLPDPNTASPAVAAIGLAKHYGAARAVDDISFTVGRGRVTALLGGNGAGKTTTMCMLLGLLLPTAGSIRVLGEDMTRHRYRVLPRLNFSAPYVDLPHRLTVEENLRIYAGLYGIRHPGERMQALAADLDLIDLLRRAVGSLSTGQKTRVALAKALINQPELLLLDEPTASLDPETGDFVRGYLADYRTRRNATILLASHNMGEVERLCDEVLMMKAGRIVDRGAPKALLARYGRDTLEEVFLAIARGSAVEVSEALA encoded by the coding sequence ATGCTGCCAGATCCGAACACCGCGTCGCCGGCCGTCGCCGCGATCGGGCTCGCCAAGCACTACGGCGCGGCGCGGGCGGTGGATGACATTTCGTTCACCGTCGGTCGCGGCCGTGTCACCGCGCTCCTGGGCGGTAACGGCGCAGGCAAGACCACGACGATGTGCATGCTTCTTGGCCTGCTTCTGCCGACGGCGGGCAGCATTCGCGTGCTCGGCGAGGACATGACCCGGCATCGCTACCGCGTCTTGCCGCGGTTGAACTTCTCAGCGCCTTACGTCGATCTGCCGCACCGCTTGACGGTCGAAGAGAATCTTCGCATCTATGCCGGCCTCTACGGCATCCGCCACCCCGGCGAGCGAATGCAAGCGCTCGCGGCCGATCTCGATCTGATCGATTTGCTGCGCCGCGCTGTTGGCAGCCTGTCCACGGGGCAGAAGACGCGCGTGGCGCTGGCCAAGGCGCTGATCAATCAGCCCGAGTTGCTACTTCTGGACGAGCCGACGGCGAGCCTGGATCCGGAGACCGGCGATTTCGTTCGTGGATACCTGGCCGATTACCGGACGCGGCGGAACGCGACCATCCTGCTCGCGTCGCACAACATGGGCGAGGTCGAGCGCCTTTGCGACGAGGTGCTGATGATGAAAGCCGGCCGCATCGTCGATCGCGGCGCCCCGAAGGCACTGCTAGCGCGCTACGGTCGGGATACCCTCGAGGAAGTATTCCTCGCCATCGCCCGAGGCTCCGCCGTGGAGGTATCGGAAGCGCTCGCATGA
- a CDS encoding amidinotransferase, protein MLAQHAAYADALRALGLEIEVLDPLPGFPDAYFVEDVAVVVPELAVVARPGAPSRRGEADAIVPVLARYRELARLEYPATLDGGDVLIAGRTVFIGLSARTNEAGAEQLAGLLEPHGYRSQTVPVAAGLHLKSSVSWLGGETLLVSKRFADHPELRAFRHIVVDESEEPACNSLLMNGTLLTPAGFPKTRRQLDESGLPVVELDLTEPRRMDGGLTCMSLRL, encoded by the coding sequence ATGCTCGCCCAGCACGCCGCGTATGCGGATGCGCTGCGCGCGCTGGGTCTCGAGATCGAGGTGCTCGATCCGCTCCCAGGTTTTCCCGACGCGTACTTCGTCGAGGACGTCGCGGTGGTGGTGCCGGAGCTCGCCGTCGTCGCGCGCCCCGGAGCACCGTCGCGGCGGGGAGAGGCGGACGCCATCGTTCCGGTGCTCGCCCGCTACCGCGAGCTCGCGCGACTCGAATACCCGGCGACGCTCGACGGCGGTGACGTGCTCATCGCCGGCCGTACCGTCTTCATCGGCCTCTCCGCGCGCACGAATGAAGCCGGTGCCGAGCAGCTCGCGGGGCTGCTCGAACCGCATGGCTATCGCTCGCAGACGGTGCCCGTGGCGGCCGGCCTGCATCTCAAGTCCAGCGTGAGCTGGCTCGGCGGCGAGACTCTGCTGGTCAGCAAGCGGTTCGCAGACCACCCGGAACTGCGCGCATTCCGCCACATCGTCGTGGACGAGAGCGAGGAACCGGCGTGCAACTCGCTGCTGATGAACGGCACGCTGCTGACGCCTGCCGGGTTCCCCAAGACGCGGCGCCAGCTCGACGAGTCGGGGTTGCCGGTCGTCGAGCTGGATCTCACCGAGCCGCGCAGGATGGACGGCGGCCTCACCTGCATGTCGCTCCGACTCTGA
- a CDS encoding ABC transporter permease: MIAVLVSCGRIWTLALRHIYLLRGSWPRVLELVYWPAVQIVLWGFISVFLRGQSSFVAHAFGVLLAGVMLWDLMFRGQLGVSISFFEEMWSRNLGNLFVSPLRPWEMIAALLTMSVVRTLIAMVPASILAILFFHFSIYSLGWPLLAFFVNLLVFGWAIGLAVSGLVMRVGLGAEGFAWAAIFAIAPVSAVYYPVSILPDWLQAIAWILPPAYVFEGMRAAILEHRFRSDLLLCAMALNVVYFGAGSLAFLLFFRSARITGKLLQIGE; encoded by the coding sequence ATGATCGCCGTGCTCGTCTCCTGTGGCCGGATCTGGACTCTGGCGCTGCGCCACATCTATCTCTTGCGTGGTTCGTGGCCGCGTGTCCTGGAGCTCGTCTACTGGCCCGCGGTGCAGATCGTGCTCTGGGGCTTCATTTCGGTCTTCCTGCGCGGTCAATCGAGCTTCGTGGCGCATGCCTTCGGCGTGCTCCTGGCGGGCGTGATGCTGTGGGACCTGATGTTCCGAGGCCAGCTTGGCGTCTCGATTTCGTTCTTCGAGGAGATGTGGTCGCGCAACCTGGGCAACTTGTTCGTCAGCCCGCTCCGGCCGTGGGAGATGATCGCCGCGTTGCTCACCATGTCGGTGGTTCGAACGCTGATTGCCATGGTTCCCGCCAGCATTCTCGCCATCCTGTTCTTCCACTTTTCGATCTACTCGCTCGGCTGGCCGCTGCTCGCCTTCTTCGTCAACCTGCTCGTCTTCGGCTGGGCCATTGGCCTCGCCGTTTCCGGCCTGGTGATGCGCGTCGGCCTCGGCGCGGAGGGCTTTGCCTGGGCGGCGATCTTCGCCATCGCACCGGTCAGCGCGGTGTACTACCCGGTGTCAATCTTGCCCGACTGGTTGCAAGCGATCGCCTGGATCCTGCCGCCCGCCTATGTGTTTGAAGGCATGCGCGCCGCCATCCTCGAGCACCGCTTCCGCTCCGATCTGTTGCTCTGCGCAATGGCGCTCAACGTCGTCTACTTCGGCGCCGGCAGCCTCGCCTTCCTGCTCTTCTTCCGCTCCGCCCGCATCACCGGCAAGCTGCTGCAGATCGGGGAGTAG
- a CDS encoding NADP-dependent oxidoreductase translates to MKALAIRRYRAPMETLELPRPEPGPSDLLVRVRAASVNPLDYKIRDGGVKVLIPYSFPLILGNDLAGDVEAVGPAVTKFRVGDAIYARLDKDRIGAIAEYALVRESAAAKKPARLDYVQTASLPLVGLTAWQALMDLAQLQAGQKILIHAGSGGVGTFAIQLAKHLGAQVATTASAKNHALLKSLGADVAIDYKTTRFEEVAKDQDVVFDTQAGETLLRSFESVKSGGVVVTIGGRPDGKFARAWGLSLPLVWILGFLNRKVDHLARKKGARFEYLFMRASGEQLEKIGALVNHGVIKPILDRTFPLEAAAEAVSYVESGLAVGKVVIRVAD, encoded by the coding sequence ATGAAAGCACTGGCCATTCGTCGTTATCGGGCGCCGATGGAAACGCTGGAGCTGCCGCGGCCCGAGCCGGGCCCGAGCGATCTGCTCGTGCGCGTGCGCGCCGCCAGCGTCAATCCCCTCGACTACAAGATCCGCGACGGCGGCGTGAAGGTGCTGATCCCCTACTCGTTTCCGCTGATCCTCGGTAACGATCTCGCCGGCGACGTGGAAGCGGTCGGCCCCGCCGTCACCAAGTTCAGGGTCGGCGACGCGATCTATGCACGCCTCGACAAAGATCGCATCGGTGCCATCGCCGAGTATGCCTTGGTACGCGAGAGCGCCGCGGCGAAAAAGCCCGCGCGCCTCGACTACGTGCAGACCGCGTCGCTGCCCCTGGTGGGGCTCACCGCCTGGCAGGCGCTGATGGATCTTGCGCAGTTGCAGGCGGGCCAAAAGATTTTGATCCACGCCGGCTCGGGAGGCGTCGGCACGTTCGCCATCCAGCTGGCCAAACACCTCGGCGCGCAGGTCGCGACCACCGCCAGCGCCAAGAACCATGCGTTGCTGAAGTCGCTCGGCGCGGATGTGGCCATCGACTACAAGACCACCCGCTTCGAAGAGGTGGCGAAAGATCAGGACGTGGTCTTCGACACGCAGGCGGGCGAGACGCTGCTCCGCTCGTTCGAGTCGGTCAAATCGGGTGGCGTGGTGGTCACGATCGGCGGCCGGCCCGACGGCAAGTTCGCGCGCGCCTGGGGCCTCAGCCTGCCGCTCGTCTGGATCCTCGGGTTCCTCAACCGCAAGGTCGATCACCTGGCCAGAAAAAAGGGCGCGCGCTTCGAGTACCTGTTCATGCGCGCGAGCGGTGAGCAGCTGGAAAAGATCGGCGCGCTGGTGAACCATGGCGTCATCAAACCGATTCTGGACCGCACCTTTCCGCTGGAAGCCGCGGCCGAGGCCGTCTCCTACGTGGAATCGGGCCTTGCCGTCGGAAAAGTGGTCATTCGCGTCGCGGACTAG
- a CDS encoding MBL fold metallo-hydrolase — translation MSSLLVSFSVLCLLAMVSVREARAEGSRVTILYDGFGRNAAFVRDWGFSALVEYAGKRILFDTGNNAAVFAANVKAAKVDLGKLDFAVISHRHLDHTAGLEHLLKVNPEVTIYAPKEVFGIFGSALPSSFYRKDESLTEHERYFGGRPPEPLKFGSAWPGAKFVPVDGNLEVAPGVHLISLVSETPGTKELRELSLALKTTKGIVLVAGCSHPGIEKIVEAAARIDPRVHLVLGGFHMPAAPDDQISKVATALHDTWHVERLAPGHCTGEPTFAHFKKVWGANYGYAGVGSVIELP, via the coding sequence ATGTCCTCGCTCCTCGTCAGTTTCTCGGTCCTGTGCCTGCTGGCAATGGTCTCCGTGCGCGAGGCCCGGGCCGAAGGATCGCGGGTGACCATCCTCTACGATGGCTTCGGCCGCAACGCCGCCTTCGTCAGGGACTGGGGCTTCAGCGCGCTGGTCGAATACGCCGGCAAGCGCATCCTCTTCGATACCGGAAACAATGCGGCCGTCTTCGCGGCCAACGTCAAAGCGGCGAAGGTCGATCTCGGCAAGCTCGACTTCGCCGTCATCTCGCATCGGCATCTCGACCATACCGCCGGCCTCGAGCACCTGCTGAAAGTCAACCCCGAGGTGACGATCTACGCGCCGAAGGAAGTGTTTGGGATCTTCGGCAGCGCGCTTCCCAGCAGCTTTTATCGCAAGGACGAGTCGCTCACCGAGCACGAGCGCTACTTCGGCGGGCGCCCGCCGGAGCCGCTGAAATTCGGCAGCGCCTGGCCCGGCGCGAAGTTCGTTCCCGTCGACGGCAATCTCGAGGTCGCACCGGGAGTGCACTTGATTTCGCTGGTCTCGGAAACGCCGGGGACCAAAGAGCTGCGCGAGCTGTCGCTGGCGTTGAAGACGACGAAGGGAATCGTGCTGGTGGCGGGCTGCTCACACCCGGGCATCGAGAAGATCGTCGAGGCCGCCGCTCGAATCGACCCGCGCGTTCATCTGGTCCTGGGCGGGTTCCACATGCCCGCCGCGCCGGACGATCAGATCTCCAAGGTGGCGACGGCGCTCCACGATACCTGGCACGTCGAGCGGCTCGCGCCGGGCCATTGCACGGGCGAGCCCACGTTCGCGCATTTCAAGAAGGTCTGGGGCGCGAATTATGGGTATGCGGGCGTCGGAAGCGTGATTGAGTTGCCTTAG
- a CDS encoding DUF2029 domain-containing protein: protein MVAFFHVGYHRAQFSTEERQRLYQRFLQDPIGASLADPSAALRVHHVRDGDEYLYLSWANLMLGKPADLEFLLAESDTTIPLLPFHSSERGRLLPYRDLVFQYPPLAVIPIVLPALITTHPVLYPYAFGTLAGLAALMIAFAGWAVRTHLATDFRHSDRHYLWISAGALFLVGVTLETRLDVFAAAIVAAALLAAVTDRWVLAGVLLGVGAAMKVYPALLFPAFVAPLVAQRGYRKVLDSLATFVATVLLSCVLPALVTWSGFLHALELQSARGLQVESVGATVLAWIEVITGSPLETARQFGARDLVAASAPWIASMCRLLVPAMALLGALLSWWATRTHHPVGRPSQALIFDGVATAMAGIWIASPVLSPQYLVWGLPVFLFASSSIARLLYLLALGVTRIEYPACYPFIAHLEFSGLLVLTIRNGLLLATWTALLSNWIQRFRCPDDLVSPTTPRSAAACR from the coding sequence GTGGTCGCCTTCTTTCACGTCGGCTACCACCGTGCACAGTTTTCCACTGAAGAGCGGCAGCGTCTCTACCAAAGATTCTTGCAAGACCCCATTGGGGCCTCGCTTGCCGATCCGAGCGCCGCTCTGCGCGTCCACCACGTTCGCGACGGAGACGAGTACCTCTATCTGTCCTGGGCCAACTTGATGTTGGGGAAGCCGGCGGACCTCGAGTTTCTCCTTGCCGAGAGCGACACCACCATCCCCCTGCTCCCCTTCCACTCTTCAGAACGCGGACGCTTGCTCCCCTATCGGGATCTCGTCTTCCAGTATCCACCCCTGGCGGTCATTCCCATCGTCTTGCCAGCCCTGATCACGACCCATCCGGTTCTCTATCCATACGCCTTCGGCACGCTGGCCGGACTTGCGGCGCTCATGATTGCGTTTGCCGGCTGGGCCGTCCGGACTCATCTCGCAACTGACTTCCGGCATTCCGATCGCCACTATCTCTGGATCTCGGCAGGCGCGCTGTTCCTGGTTGGAGTGACGCTGGAGACGCGTCTCGACGTCTTTGCTGCGGCCATCGTGGCGGCGGCTCTCTTGGCTGCAGTGACCGATCGCTGGGTTCTGGCAGGTGTGCTCCTCGGGGTGGGAGCGGCCATGAAGGTCTATCCGGCGCTCCTCTTTCCGGCGTTTGTGGCGCCCCTGGTTGCACAGCGCGGCTATCGCAAGGTCCTCGATTCGCTCGCGACGTTCGTCGCCACAGTGCTTCTTTCCTGTGTGCTGCCGGCGCTGGTGACCTGGAGTGGATTCCTCCACGCTCTGGAATTGCAGTCCGCTCGGGGGCTTCAGGTCGAATCAGTCGGAGCAACAGTGCTCGCCTGGATCGAGGTAATCACCGGATCGCCGCTCGAAACCGCCCGACAGTTCGGGGCGAGGGATCTGGTCGCCGCATCGGCGCCCTGGATCGCATCGATGTGCCGCTTGCTTGTGCCGGCGATGGCATTGCTGGGCGCTCTGCTTTCCTGGTGGGCCACGCGCACGCACCACCCCGTCGGGCGACCCTCTCAGGCGCTGATCTTCGATGGGGTCGCGACCGCGATGGCCGGGATCTGGATCGCCTCGCCGGTTCTTTCGCCTCAATACCTTGTTTGGGGCCTTCCCGTCTTTCTCTTCGCCAGCAGCTCGATAGCCCGCTTGCTCTACTTGCTCGCACTTGGCGTAACCCGGATCGAATATCCGGCTTGCTATCCGTTCATCGCCCACCTTGAATTTTCTGGGCTGCTCGTCCTCACCATTCGCAATGGGCTCCTGCTCGCGACCTGGACCGCACTTCTCAGCAACTGGATTCAACGATTTCGGTGCCCCGATGATTTGGTATCACCGACTACTCCCCGATCTGCAGCAGCTTGCCGGTGA
- a CDS encoding glycosyltransferase family 39 protein has protein sequence MSASSLRVRIEAALRDDRLAVAAIALLALAAHLLTIHLYGFHRDELYLIVSGRQLGGPGVNHATPTVLLARAADLIGGLSPFAQRIPDTLFGMAVVVLTGACARRLSGGRGAQVLAALAVATGPIFFFSAGVHGTNAPDQLCWALTGWIFLGFFDLRSAGWLTAPRRWELLGGIIGLGFLTKATVLICAAGLVAAMLATQLRSQLRTAGPWIGAAIALLFLVPTAIWQQRHGWPLLEFIADSNAAVRRRTPTAAILLDQARLLHPVGLAVAAIGVVSGLRRGASAGQRAAAVWFVTVLVAVLALHGKPYYVASAAPLAIAAGSIACARWLSSLSARTARALLAGWLVSAAATLAGTLPLLPAALQERLQLVRLNPELIQFADWNNHVAQIADAYRRAGLAATPGAAILTESYGTASAVDLLGAAHGLPRAISGGNDFFYWTAGVEPQAVLALGYSPALLSALFDEVTEVGTIRGVSDHDNRFDFPRVAYVCRHRKRALSGLWADLRRFD, from the coding sequence ATGTCCGCATCCTCGTTGAGAGTCCGGATCGAAGCCGCGCTGCGCGACGACCGGTTGGCGGTCGCGGCAATCGCGCTCCTGGCGCTCGCCGCACATCTGCTGACCATTCATCTGTACGGGTTCCACCGGGACGAGCTCTACCTCATCGTCTCGGGTCGCCAGCTGGGCGGGCCCGGAGTGAACCACGCAACGCCGACCGTATTGCTGGCGCGGGCGGCGGATCTCATCGGCGGTCTCTCACCGTTTGCCCAGCGCATCCCCGACACCTTGTTCGGCATGGCAGTGGTGGTGCTCACCGGGGCATGCGCGCGGCGGCTAAGCGGCGGGCGCGGCGCGCAGGTCCTCGCGGCACTCGCCGTCGCCACCGGCCCCATCTTTTTCTTCTCGGCCGGCGTGCACGGGACGAACGCACCCGACCAGCTCTGCTGGGCGCTGACGGGATGGATCTTCCTCGGCTTCTTCGATCTCCGATCAGCGGGCTGGCTCACCGCGCCGCGACGCTGGGAGTTGCTCGGCGGCATCATCGGCTTGGGGTTCCTCACGAAGGCGACCGTATTGATATGCGCCGCCGGATTGGTCGCTGCGATGCTTGCGACGCAGTTGCGTTCGCAGTTGCGGACTGCGGGACCCTGGATCGGCGCCGCCATCGCCCTCCTGTTTCTGGTGCCGACTGCGATCTGGCAACAGCGTCACGGCTGGCCTCTGCTCGAATTCATCGCCGACAGCAACGCAGCGGTGCGCCGGCGCACGCCGACGGCCGCGATCCTCCTCGACCAGGCGAGGCTGCTTCACCCTGTAGGGCTTGCTGTAGCGGCCATCGGCGTCGTGTCCGGCCTGCGCCGCGGAGCGTCTGCTGGACAACGCGCCGCCGCCGTCTGGTTCGTCACCGTTCTCGTAGCGGTGCTCGCACTGCACGGGAAGCCGTACTACGTGGCGTCGGCGGCACCGCTCGCGATCGCCGCCGGTTCGATCGCTTGCGCGCGATGGCTCTCCAGTCTCTCCGCAAGGACCGCGCGAGCGCTGCTCGCTGGCTGGCTCGTCTCCGCCGCCGCGACTCTCGCGGGCACGCTCCCGCTCCTGCCAGCAGCCCTCCAGGAGCGACTCCAGCTGGTTCGGCTGAACCCTGAGCTGATTCAATTCGCGGACTGGAATAACCACGTCGCACAGATCGCGGATGCCTATCGGCGAGCAGGCCTCGCGGCGACACCCGGCGCCGCGATCCTCACCGAGAGCTACGGGACAGCCTCCGCGGTCGATTTGCTCGGCGCCGCGCACGGTCTTCCGCGAGCGATTTCCGGAGGCAACGACTTCTTCTACTGGACCGCAGGCGTAGAACCGCAAGCCGTTCTCGCGCTGGGATACTCGCCTGCGCTGTTGTCCGCTTTGTTCGACGAGGTGACGGAGGTGGGCACCATCCGCGGCGTTTCAGACCACGACAACCGATTCGACTTTCCCCGCGTGGCGTACGTCTGCCGGCACCGGAAACGGGCCTTGAGCGGGCTCTGGGCGGACTTGAGGCGGTTCGATTGA
- a CDS encoding aspartate aminotransferase family protein, with protein MDRSALDAAYAAAVRYLQGLPERPVGASADAAAMRAALAGPLPDQGEPAARVVEALARNADPGIVATGGPRFFGFVIGGSVPAALAAEWLTSAWDQNAGLFVLSPAAAVVEETVLGWLRELFSLPEGTGMGFVTGGQMANTTCLAAARQAVLARSGWDVAAEGLNGAPRIVVLAGDEAHVTVHGALRLLGLGDASVAELKSDGQGRMLPDALRDALRSAEGAPVIVCAQAGNVNTGSFDPLRDITRLARAHGNAWVHVDGAFGLWAAASARFRHLLEGVSAADSWATDAHKWLNVPYDSGLAFVRDTAAHRAAMARTAAYLQRSSTDRDNYEWTPEFSRRARGFTVYAALRSLGRAGIAALVERCCEHARLFAERLSAAPGVTVVNEVVLNQVLVRFEHPGSSVEEGDGWTRQVISRVQSDGTCWLSGTVWHGRTLMRISVCNWSTAREDVERSAAAILAAHRA; from the coding sequence ATGGATCGCTCAGCTCTGGATGCCGCTTACGCCGCCGCAGTTCGCTATCTGCAGGGGCTCCCGGAGCGGCCCGTCGGCGCCTCTGCGGATGCGGCGGCGATGCGTGCCGCGCTGGCTGGCCCGCTGCCCGATCAGGGCGAGCCGGCCGCGCGCGTGGTCGAGGCACTGGCGCGCAACGCCGACCCGGGCATCGTTGCCACCGGTGGTCCCCGCTTCTTCGGCTTCGTCATCGGCGGCAGCGTGCCGGCGGCGCTGGCCGCCGAGTGGCTGACGAGCGCGTGGGACCAGAACGCCGGCCTCTTCGTGCTGTCGCCTGCGGCGGCCGTCGTCGAGGAGACGGTGCTCGGTTGGCTGCGTGAATTGTTCAGCTTGCCCGAGGGGACGGGCATGGGCTTCGTCACGGGTGGGCAGATGGCCAACACGACTTGCCTCGCGGCCGCGCGGCAGGCGGTGCTGGCGCGCTCCGGATGGGACGTCGCCGCGGAGGGACTCAACGGCGCGCCGCGCATCGTTGTCCTGGCCGGGGACGAAGCGCACGTCACCGTCCACGGCGCGCTGCGACTCCTCGGCCTGGGCGATGCCAGCGTCGCCGAACTGAAGAGCGACGGTCAGGGCCGCATGCTGCCCGACGCCCTGCGCGATGCGCTCCGAAGTGCCGAGGGCGCTCCCGTCATCGTGTGCGCCCAGGCAGGCAACGTGAACACCGGCTCCTTCGATCCGCTTCGCGACATCACGCGGCTGGCGCGCGCACACGGCAACGCCTGGGTGCACGTCGACGGCGCTTTCGGCCTCTGGGCAGCGGCGAGCGCGCGCTTCCGCCACCTGCTCGAGGGCGTGTCGGCGGCCGACTCGTGGGCCACGGACGCGCACAAGTGGCTGAACGTGCCGTACGACAGCGGCCTCGCCTTCGTGCGCGACACGGCCGCCCACCGCGCAGCCATGGCGCGGACCGCGGCCTATCTGCAGCGGTCGAGCACCGATCGCGACAACTACGAATGGACGCCGGAGTTCTCCCGCCGGGCACGAGGGTTCACCGTCTATGCAGCGCTCCGCTCCCTCGGCCGCGCCGGCATCGCTGCTCTCGTCGAGCGCTGCTGCGAGCACGCCCGCCTCTTCGCCGAGCGTCTCTCCGCGGCGCCTGGAGTGACCGTGGTGAACGAAGTGGTGCTCAATCAAGTTCTCGTACGCTTCGAGCACCCCGGCTCCTCCGTCGAGGAAGGCGACGGCTGGACCCGGCAGGTCATCTCGCGCGTGCAGAGCGACGGCACGTGCTGGCTCTCGGGCACGGTCTGGCACGGGCGGACGCTGATGCGCATCTCGGTGTGCAACTGGAGCACGGCGCGGGAGGACGTCGAGCGATCGGCGGCGGCGATCCTGGCGGCCCATCGGGCTTGA
- a CDS encoding sigma-70 family RNA polymerase sigma factor, with product MDERDTLGRPFEESRPHLRAVAYRMLGSLSEADDAVQEAWLRLSRSDTSEVENLKGWLTTVVARVCLDMLRSRKARPEDPVGPQSPEPTVGREGPIDPEQEALLADSVGLALLVVLDRLNPAERLAFVMHDMFAVPFEEIAPIVGRSPAAARQLASRARRRVQGGPAVSDADLARQREVVDAFLAALRGGDFDALLAVLDPDLVVRADAAAVAPGGPREVRGARNWARGAVNFARGARFTRPVLVNGAVGVVLAPRGRLFRVLRFTFANGKIARIEVVGDPERFRELDLAVLE from the coding sequence GTGGACGAACGCGACACTCTGGGAAGACCGTTCGAGGAAAGCCGGCCGCATCTGCGGGCGGTGGCGTACCGGATGCTCGGCTCGTTGAGCGAGGCCGACGATGCCGTCCAGGAGGCCTGGCTCCGCCTCAGCCGTTCCGACACGAGCGAGGTTGAGAACCTCAAGGGATGGCTGACGACGGTGGTGGCGCGGGTGTGCCTCGACATGCTGCGCTCTCGCAAGGCGCGGCCCGAGGATCCTGTTGGTCCGCAGTCGCCCGAGCCGACCGTCGGTCGCGAGGGTCCGATCGATCCCGAGCAGGAAGCGCTCCTCGCCGACTCGGTGGGACTCGCGCTGCTCGTGGTGCTCGACAGGCTGAATCCTGCTGAGCGTCTCGCCTTCGTGATGCACGACATGTTCGCAGTCCCTTTCGAAGAGATCGCTCCCATCGTCGGACGCTCGCCGGCCGCGGCGAGGCAGCTTGCGAGCCGCGCTCGCCGCCGCGTGCAGGGCGGACCGGCGGTTTCCGACGCCGATCTCGCGCGTCAGCGGGAAGTCGTGGACGCCTTCCTCGCCGCTCTGCGGGGCGGCGATTTCGACGCGCTTCTCGCGGTGCTCGACCCGGACCTCGTGGTCCGGGCGGACGCGGCCGCCGTTGCTCCAGGCGGGCCGAGGGAAGTCCGCGGTGCGCGGAACTGGGCGAGGGGCGCGGTCAACTTCGCTCGCGGTGCGCGGTTCACACGGCCGGTGCTCGTGAACGGCGCGGTGGGAGTCGTCCTCGCTCCGCGCGGACGGCTGTTCCGGGTGCTCCGTTTCACGTTCGCAAACGGGAAGATTGCGCGGATCGAGGTGGTGGGCGATCCCGAGCGCTTCCGCGAGCTCGACCTGGCGGTCCTCGAGTGA
- a CDS encoding carboxymuconolactone decarboxylase family protein has protein sequence MQARMKNPAMIVPNAMQALHALGASAEKGGVPSRTLGLVQLRASQINGCSLCVDMHPRMLKQAGETDERLFALAAWRDAPYFSDAERAALALTEAITRLSDRADPVPDEIWKEATRHYDERALAGLILSIATINVWNRLNVSTRQVAGSGPG, from the coding sequence ATGCAAGCACGGATGAAGAACCCGGCGATGATCGTTCCCAACGCGATGCAGGCTCTCCACGCCCTCGGAGCGTCTGCGGAAAAGGGCGGCGTGCCGTCGCGGACGCTCGGCCTCGTCCAACTGCGAGCGAGCCAGATCAATGGCTGCAGCCTCTGCGTCGACATGCACCCCCGTATGCTCAAGCAGGCCGGCGAAACGGACGAGCGCCTCTTCGCGCTGGCTGCATGGCGGGACGCGCCCTACTTCAGCGACGCCGAACGCGCCGCGCTCGCTCTCACCGAGGCCATCACCCGGCTCAGTGACCGGGCAGACCCCGTCCCCGACGAGATCTGGAAGGAGGCGACCCGGCACTACGACGAGCGGGCGCTGGCGGGGCTGATCCTCTCGATTGCCACCATCAACGTCTGGAACCGCCTCAACGTCAGCACCAGGCAGGTGGCGGGCTCGGGGCCGGGCTGA